The Skermanella pratensis genome has a window encoding:
- a CDS encoding AMP-binding protein — MAESTQTPLLTRSYVHGASRTPLIGDTIGFHLDRMAELSPDADALVVRHQGVRLTYAQFKAEADRLAAGLIALGLKPGDRIGIWSQNNSEWVLTQFATAKAGLVLVNINPAYRTHELEYALNKVGCKALILAAAFKSSDYLGMLRQVAPELDRCEPGHLDSHKLPTLRTVIRLGTDRTAGMLNFADIAAGARDEHFAELERLRDVLQFDDAINIQFTSGTTGNPKGATLTHHNILNNGFFIGEAMRLTERDRLCIPVPFYHCFGMVLGNLACVTHRACMVIPGEGFDAEAVLSTVQEERCTGLHGVPTMFISILNHPRFKEFDLTTLRTGIMAGSPCPTEVMKRVADEMNMGEITIAYGMTETSPVSFQSSVDDPLERRVSTVGRIQPHLEVKVVDAEGRIVPVGTPGELLTRGYSVMLGYWGDEERTRQAIDARRWMHTGDLATIDAEGYCNIVGRIKDMVIRGGENIYPREVEEFLYTHPRIKDVQVFGVPDERFGEQLCAWIHVQDGETLTEQEVLEFCQGSIAHYKVPRYVRFVEGFPMTVTGKIQKFIMRQKMIEELKLEAAKTA, encoded by the coding sequence ATGGCCGAATCTACCCAGACTCCCCTGCTGACCCGGAGCTACGTCCACGGCGCGTCGCGGACGCCGCTGATCGGCGACACCATCGGCTTCCATTTGGACCGCATGGCCGAGCTGTCGCCGGACGCCGACGCCCTCGTGGTCCGGCATCAGGGCGTCCGCCTGACCTACGCGCAGTTCAAGGCGGAGGCCGACCGGCTGGCCGCCGGCCTGATCGCGCTGGGACTGAAGCCCGGGGACCGCATCGGGATCTGGTCGCAGAACAATTCCGAATGGGTGCTGACCCAGTTCGCCACGGCCAAGGCCGGTCTGGTGCTGGTCAACATCAACCCGGCCTACCGCACCCACGAGCTGGAATACGCGCTCAACAAGGTCGGCTGCAAGGCGCTGATCCTGGCGGCGGCCTTCAAGAGCAGCGACTATCTGGGCATGCTGCGGCAAGTGGCTCCCGAGCTGGACCGCTGCGAGCCCGGCCATCTCGATTCGCACAAACTGCCGACCTTGCGGACGGTGATCCGGCTTGGCACCGACCGCACCGCCGGCATGCTCAACTTCGCCGATATCGCGGCCGGCGCCCGGGACGAGCATTTCGCGGAACTGGAGCGGCTGCGCGACGTGCTCCAGTTCGACGACGCGATAAACATCCAGTTCACCAGCGGGACCACGGGCAATCCCAAGGGCGCCACGCTGACCCACCACAACATCCTGAACAACGGCTTCTTCATCGGCGAGGCGATGCGGCTGACCGAGCGGGACCGGCTGTGCATCCCCGTGCCGTTCTACCACTGCTTCGGCATGGTGCTGGGCAACCTCGCCTGCGTCACCCATCGGGCCTGCATGGTGATCCCGGGCGAGGGCTTCGACGCCGAGGCCGTCCTGTCCACCGTGCAGGAGGAGCGCTGCACCGGCCTGCACGGCGTGCCGACCATGTTCATCTCGATCCTCAACCATCCCCGGTTCAAGGAATTCGACCTGACCACCCTGCGCACCGGCATCATGGCCGGCTCGCCCTGCCCGACCGAGGTGATGAAACGGGTCGCCGACGAGATGAACATGGGCGAGATCACCATCGCCTACGGTATGACGGAGACCAGCCCGGTCAGCTTCCAGAGCTCGGTGGACGATCCGCTGGAGCGGCGCGTCTCGACCGTCGGCCGCATCCAGCCTCACCTGGAGGTCAAGGTCGTCGACGCCGAGGGCAGGATCGTCCCGGTCGGCACGCCCGGCGAGCTGCTGACCCGCGGCTACTCGGTGATGCTGGGCTACTGGGGCGACGAGGAGCGCACCCGCCAGGCGATCGACGCCAGGCGGTGGATGCATACCGGCGACCTCGCCACCATCGACGCCGAGGGCTATTGCAACATCGTTGGCCGGATCAAGGACATGGTGATCCGCGGCGGCGAGAACATCTACCCGCGCGAAGTCGAGGAGTTCCTCTACACCCATCCGCGGATCAAGGACGTCCAGGTCTTCGGCGTCCCGGACGAGCGGTTCGGCGAGCAGCTCTGCGCCTGGATCCATGTCCAGGACGGCGAGACCCTGACCGAGCAGGAGGTGCTGGAGTTCTGCCAAGGCAGCATCGCCCACTACAAGGTGCCGCGCTACGTCCGCTTCGTCGAGGGCTTCCCCATGACGGTGACCGGCAAGATCCAGAAATTCATCATGCGGCAGAAGATGATCGAGGAGCTGAAGCTGGAGGCCGCCAAGACCGCCTGA